A single window of uncultured Methanospirillum sp. DNA harbors:
- a CDS encoding amino acid ABC transporter ATP-binding protein, with the protein MSESEFILKVEDIHKSFGSSEVLKGVSFNVKKGETICFIGPSGTGKSTLLRCINQLTIPDSGRVLLNGEEVTHAGSKINHFRQKIGMVFQNFFLFDHLTAVKNVEIALIKVKGMNAKDAREKAMTELRQVGMAEWADHYPAELSGGQAQRVSIARALAMDPDVMLFDEPTSALDPELTREVLEVMKKLAQQGMTMLVVTHEMGFACSVANQILFMEHGIIKEQGSPQVLMNDPKFERCKAFIGQFREYSQ; encoded by the coding sequence ATGTCAGAATCAGAGTTCATTCTCAAGGTTGAGGATATACACAAATCCTTCGGCAGTTCGGAAGTCCTTAAAGGGGTCTCATTCAATGTCAAAAAAGGGGAGACGATCTGTTTTATCGGCCCTTCAGGAACCGGGAAGAGTACACTACTCAGGTGTATTAATCAGTTAACCATCCCGGATAGCGGAAGGGTTCTTCTCAACGGAGAAGAAGTTACTCATGCCGGTTCAAAGATCAACCACTTCAGGCAGAAGATCGGGATGGTTTTCCAGAACTTCTTCCTCTTTGATCATCTCACCGCAGTAAAAAATGTTGAGATCGCTTTGATCAAAGTCAAAGGGATGAATGCAAAGGATGCCAGGGAGAAGGCGATGACAGAACTCAGGCAGGTTGGGATGGCCGAATGGGCTGATCATTACCCTGCTGAACTTTCAGGCGGGCAGGCACAGAGAGTCTCCATCGCCAGGGCTCTTGCCATGGATCCGGATGTCATGCTCTTTGATGAGCCGACGAGTGCTCTTGATCCTGAGTTAACGCGTGAAGTTCTTGAGGTCATGAAGAAACTTGCACAACAGGGGATGACGATGCTGGTTGTCACCCATGAGATGGGTTTTGCCTGTTCGGTTGCGAACCAGATTCTGTTCATGGAGCATGGTATAATCAAAGAGCAGGGAAGCCCGCAGGTTCTTATGAACGATCCTAAGTTTGAACGGTGTAAGGCATTCATCGGACAGTTCAGGGAGTATTCACAGTAG
- a CDS encoding amino acid ABC transporter permease, giving the protein MDPLTILIDWFPYLLTGIFITVGLVAVALIIGVVLGLPMALGQVYGKLPLRSAISVYVWFFRGLPVLVLLFLFYFGIFPGLGLDLPAFVVGAVVLGLRGAAYQSQIFRGAIQSIAEGQMTAARSLGMSRTQAIRSIILPQAMRIALPGWSNEYPEILTESSICYAIGVAELLTRSSQIVSQTYVTMPIYLACAVIFILLSYAGTSLIQRLEKRIAIPGFGPGNSS; this is encoded by the coding sequence GTGGATCCACTGACGATTCTCATCGACTGGTTCCCCTATCTGCTTACAGGTATCTTCATCACAGTAGGCCTGGTTGCAGTTGCCCTGATAATCGGAGTGGTGCTGGGGCTTCCAATGGCCCTTGGACAGGTGTATGGAAAACTGCCATTACGATCTGCAATTTCTGTGTACGTCTGGTTCTTCCGTGGTCTTCCTGTCCTGGTTCTGCTGTTTCTCTTTTACTTTGGTATCTTTCCAGGTCTGGGACTCGACCTTCCTGCCTTTGTTGTTGGTGCAGTTGTATTAGGGTTGAGAGGAGCTGCATATCAGTCACAGATCTTCAGGGGGGCGATCCAGTCAATTGCGGAAGGACAGATGACCGCAGCACGGTCTCTTGGAATGAGCAGAACTCAGGCGATCAGATCAATAATTCTCCCTCAAGCCATGCGAATAGCGTTACCGGGATGGTCTAATGAATATCCCGAAATCCTCACAGAATCGTCTATCTGTTATGCAATAGGTGTGGCAGAACTTCTTACACGCTCATCACAGATTGTCTCACAAACATATGTCACGATGCCCATCTACCTGGCCTGTGCAGTGATCTTCATCCTGCTCAGTTATGCAGGAACCAGCCTTATCCAGAGGCTTGAAAAGCGGATCGCCATACCTGGCTTTGGTCCGGGGAATTCATCTTAA
- a CDS encoding ABC transporter substrate-binding protein has protein sequence MDRKIISILVIFIVLGAVCLSGCTQSANTADKSAKSTDNASADQKKTYIVGIDGEYPPYSFIDKNGTAQGFDVESVQWIGNKLGFAVKIQPIAWDGIIPALNAKKIDMVYSGMTITDERKQQVHFSNPYYKVNQSVAVHNDIILTLDDFKAGKGRIGAQRGTTGAFWVEENLINKSVIQADQLVTYDNFPLATTDLQNKRIDFAIYDRPPMLDAIADKPLHLIGEIDTGEEYGVAIRKDDTELLNTMNKGLDLLHESPDWTVLKKKYKME, from the coding sequence ATGGATCGAAAAATCATATCAATCCTGGTAATTTTTATAGTACTTGGTGCAGTCTGTTTGAGTGGTTGTACTCAAAGTGCCAATACCGCTGATAAATCAGCAAAAAGCACAGATAATGCATCTGCAGACCAGAAGAAGACATATATTGTAGGTATTGACGGAGAATACCCACCATACAGTTTTATTGATAAAAACGGGACTGCCCAGGGATTTGATGTGGAGTCTGTCCAGTGGATAGGAAATAAACTTGGATTTGCCGTAAAGATCCAGCCTATCGCATGGGATGGAATCATACCTGCCCTGAATGCAAAGAAGATCGATATGGTCTATTCAGGAATGACCATTACCGACGAGCGTAAGCAGCAGGTACACTTCAGCAACCCGTACTACAAGGTTAATCAGTCAGTTGCAGTTCACAACGACATCATATTAACTCTTGATGACTTTAAGGCAGGGAAAGGAAGAATTGGTGCACAGCGTGGAACAACCGGAGCATTCTGGGTAGAAGAGAATCTCATCAATAAGAGTGTCATTCAGGCAGATCAACTTGTCACATATGACAACTTCCCACTGGCAACGACTGATCTCCAGAATAAGCGTATTGACTTTGCAATCTATGATCGCCCACCAATGCTTGACGCAATCGCTGACAAGCCACTCCATCTCATCGGTGAGATCGATACCGGTGAAGAGTATGGAGTTGCTATCCGCAAGGATGACACTGAGCTTCTGAACACCATGAATAAGGGACTGGATCTGCTCCATGAGTCACCTGACTGGACAGTTCTGAAGAAGAAGTACAAGATGGAATAA
- a CDS encoding basic amino acid ABC transporter substrate-binding protein — MAGCTSSNPSGVQEKKDSSDNSTTVKQVYRVGIDAVYPPFTMMSEKGEPTGFDVESIKWIAKDQGFEPEFQAIAWDGIIPALNANKIDMVYAGMTITDERKEKVNFSKPYWTVNQMVVTKEGSPVTLDQVKAGKVKIGTQRGCTAAIWVEDNLVNKSLMTADNLKQYDNTPLAIEDLVAGRTDAVIYDSTVMNDIIAGKPVQKIGMIETNEQFGIAVRKSDAELLKKLNTGLDHLMASPDWEALVQKYNME; from the coding sequence ATGGCAGGGTGTACATCTTCAAACCCGTCCGGTGTACAGGAGAAAAAAGATTCTTCTGATAATTCTACAACAGTAAAGCAGGTATATCGGGTTGGTATCGATGCAGTCTATCCGCCCTTTACCATGATGAGTGAGAAGGGTGAACCGACCGGATTTGATGTGGAATCGATCAAATGGATCGCAAAGGATCAGGGATTTGAACCTGAATTTCAGGCAATAGCATGGGATGGCATCATACCTGCCCTGAATGCAAACAAGATCGATATGGTCTATGCCGGAATGACCATCACCGATGAACGGAAAGAGAAGGTGAACTTCAGCAAGCCATACTGGACCGTGAACCAGATGGTTGTAACCAAAGAGGGATCACCTGTCACTCTTGATCAGGTAAAAGCCGGAAAGGTCAAGATCGGAACACAACGTGGATGTACTGCAGCAATCTGGGTTGAAGACAACCTTGTGAATAAAAGCCTCATGACTGCTGATAATCTGAAGCAGTATGATAACACGCCGCTTGCTATAGAAGATCTGGTCGCAGGCAGAACAGATGCAGTCATCTATGACAGCACCGTTATGAACGATATCATCGCAGGAAAACCTGTCCAGAAGATCGGAATGATAGAGACCAACGAGCAGTTTGGAATAGCAGTCCGCAAGTCAGATGCAGAACTGCTCAAAAAACTGAACACAGGTCTTGATCACCTTATGGCATCTCCCGACTGGGAGGCTCTGGTTCAGAAGTATAACATGGAATAA
- a CDS encoding Tex family protein: MGEVSELSQSVHHTWRIQELVGAALGIPVRQATACIDLLDSGATIPFIARYRKEATGSLDDAVIFSLSTHLERIRRLEERRDVILTKISEAGHLSPDLRQNILQAGTLAELEDLYLPYKPRRKTRADKAREQGLQPLADLLLTQHSQIDPLTEATRFINPDLDVPTAQVALAGAEDIIAGEVSENPEVRQKIREVFHTSSRLDVSAARGTGGDAGKWKEYVGTSESAGSIPSHRILAIFRGEEEGLLSAKIGPDPKAGIGLIAEKYLSGSGPAVECVKDAVTDGYHRLLAPSLERELRNELKERADEEAALVFASNVRSLIRSPPLGSKRVLAIDPGFRTGCKVVVLTAEGLPLETATIFPHDPRPDPTGSSQIVRDLVTRHHVQVIAVGDGTAGRETWQFVRSLGLPEDIAVVSVYEQGASIYSASELARTELPDMDVTMRGAVSIGRRLLDPLAEMVKIEPRSIGVGQYQHDIDPDMLKSRLEEVVKSVVNEVGIDLNSASPSLLSHVSGLNHRLATEIVRHREKKGPFTSREELRLVKGIGEKTYEQAAGFLRIRDGTNPLDNTGVHPERYALVAQMATSISAKPVDLIGNESLVRQLNLESFVSETCGIPTLHDICEELIRPGRDPRGVFEPPVYADQVTTFDDLKEGMVLDGVVTNVTKFGAFINIGLSESGLVHISELADRYVQDPADVVTIRQRVRVKVIEIDSQRRRISLSMKQAGSG; encoded by the coding sequence ATGGGAGAAGTCAGCGAATTATCTCAGTCAGTTCACCATACCTGGCGTATACAGGAACTGGTCGGAGCAGCACTCGGAATACCGGTGAGACAGGCAACTGCCTGTATCGATCTGCTCGACAGTGGGGCAACCATTCCGTTCATAGCGCGGTACCGCAAAGAGGCCACCGGTTCGCTGGACGATGCGGTTATCTTCTCACTGTCAACACATCTTGAGAGGATACGAAGGCTCGAGGAACGAAGGGATGTAATTCTCACGAAAATTTCCGAGGCCGGGCATCTCAGTCCTGACCTCAGGCAGAATATTCTGCAGGCAGGAACCCTTGCTGAACTTGAGGATCTGTATCTTCCGTATAAGCCGCGGCGCAAGACAAGGGCTGACAAGGCACGTGAGCAGGGTCTTCAGCCCCTTGCTGATCTCCTTCTCACCCAGCATTCACAGATCGATCCGCTTACAGAGGCCACGCGGTTCATTAACCCTGATCTGGATGTCCCGACGGCACAGGTCGCACTCGCCGGAGCTGAAGATATTATTGCAGGTGAGGTGAGTGAAAATCCTGAGGTGCGACAGAAGATCAGGGAAGTGTTTCATACAAGTTCCAGGCTCGATGTATCTGCAGCCCGGGGGACTGGTGGCGATGCAGGAAAATGGAAAGAGTATGTAGGCACATCCGAATCAGCCGGATCTATCCCGTCCCACAGGATCCTTGCCATCTTCAGGGGTGAAGAGGAAGGTCTTCTTTCTGCTAAGATCGGCCCTGATCCAAAGGCCGGTATCGGGCTTATTGCAGAAAAGTATCTATCCGGTTCAGGCCCGGCAGTCGAGTGTGTTAAGGATGCGGTGACAGATGGCTACCACCGTCTGCTTGCCCCTTCCCTTGAACGCGAACTCCGGAATGAACTCAAAGAGCGTGCTGATGAAGAAGCAGCCCTGGTTTTTGCCTCAAATGTGCGTTCACTAATCCGCTCTCCTCCTCTTGGTTCAAAGCGGGTTCTGGCGATCGATCCCGGATTTCGTACCGGATGCAAGGTTGTTGTCCTCACTGCAGAAGGGCTCCCTCTTGAGACTGCGACGATCTTTCCCCACGATCCGAGACCTGATCCCACTGGATCTTCCCAGATAGTCCGGGATCTGGTCACCAGGCACCATGTTCAGGTCATCGCAGTCGGTGACGGGACCGCAGGCAGGGAAACCTGGCAGTTTGTAAGGAGTCTTGGTCTGCCTGAAGATATTGCCGTGGTCTCTGTGTATGAGCAGGGTGCTTCGATCTACTCTGCATCAGAACTCGCGAGGACAGAACTGCCTGACATGGATGTGACCATGAGGGGTGCTGTCTCGATCGGCAGACGCCTTCTGGATCCGCTTGCTGAGATGGTGAAGATCGAACCGCGTTCAATCGGTGTCGGGCAGTACCAGCACGATATTGACCCTGATATGCTCAAGTCCAGGCTTGAAGAGGTGGTGAAATCGGTAGTCAACGAGGTCGGCATTGATCTCAACTCTGCTTCTCCCTCACTGTTATCGCACGTTTCTGGTCTGAACCACCGGCTTGCAACAGAGATAGTCCGGCACCGGGAAAAAAAGGGGCCATTTACAAGCCGTGAAGAGCTCAGGCTCGTGAAAGGTATCGGTGAGAAGACCTATGAACAGGCTGCAGGGTTCCTTCGGATTCGTGATGGAACGAACCCGCTCGACAACACGGGTGTTCACCCAGAGCGATACGCCCTGGTGGCTCAAATGGCAACGAGCATCAGCGCGAAACCTGTAGATCTTATCGGTAATGAATCACTGGTACGGCAGTTAAACCTTGAATCGTTTGTCTCTGAAACATGCGGAATTCCCACTCTGCATGATATCTGCGAGGAACTTATTCGCCCTGGCCGGGATCCACGGGGCGTCTTTGAACCTCCTGTCTATGCAGATCAGGTCACGACATTTGATGATCTCAAAGAAGGAATGGTGCTTGACGGTGTCGTGACAAACGTAACGAAGTTTGGTGCATTCATTAATATTGGATTATCGGAGAGTGGCCTCGTTCACATCAGCGAACTAGCAGACCGGTACGTTCAGGACCCTGCCGATGTCGTAACAATCCGTCAGCGTGTCAGGGTAAAGGTAATTGAGATTGATAGTCAGAGACGGCGTATCTCCCTCTCGATGAAGCAGGCTGGGTCCGGGTAA
- a CDS encoding DMT family transporter: MTPLSPDRKPLLYAVLSAVLFGSCAPMTKYFVGSTGPVMLAALFYIGSGTGMLLLILIGKIIRRDPSAREAPLTRSDAPYLAGMAILGGVLAPVTLMYSMINTPAATGSLLLNFEPVATAVLAALLFRESVGKRIWIAMGLITGSCLILSLDPAGEFGVSLGSVGVLLACFFWAIDNNISRHVSGRDPLSAILVKGYGAGIISLVIALLIGESLPSAGSVPVYMIVGFFSFGGLASVFFLLALRSIGTARTGLFLALSPFFGVFFSFLLFAETPQFLFLVALPVMVLGTWLLVSEQHAHRHYHPPLVHNHRHRHDDLHHDHQHVKDLPPLSRSGEHTHLHSHDAVTHEHQHRPDLHHRHDHRPLTSGKR; the protein is encoded by the coding sequence GTGACCCCCCTCTCACCAGATCGTAAACCTCTCTTATACGCAGTGTTATCGGCAGTTCTTTTTGGCAGCTGTGCACCGATGACCAAATATTTCGTTGGCAGTACCGGACCGGTGATGCTGGCCGCCCTTTTTTATATTGGAAGCGGGACCGGCATGCTGCTTCTGATCCTGATTGGGAAGATAATCCGTCGCGACCCATCAGCCCGCGAAGCGCCTCTTACACGATCTGATGCTCCGTATCTTGCTGGTATGGCCATATTGGGTGGTGTCCTGGCCCCGGTCACGCTGATGTACTCCATGATAAATACTCCTGCTGCGACCGGGTCTCTCCTCCTGAACTTTGAACCTGTTGCGACAGCAGTACTAGCAGCACTCCTCTTTCGTGAGTCTGTGGGGAAGAGGATCTGGATTGCCATGGGACTTATCACCGGTTCCTGTCTCATCCTGAGTCTGGACCCTGCAGGAGAATTTGGAGTATCACTGGGTTCGGTCGGAGTATTGCTGGCCTGTTTTTTCTGGGCCATTGACAACAACATCAGCAGGCATGTATCAGGCCGGGACCCGCTCTCAGCAATCCTGGTGAAAGGGTATGGAGCAGGGATCATCTCTCTGGTAATCGCTCTTCTCATCGGTGAATCGCTTCCATCGGCAGGATCTGTCCCTGTTTACATGATTGTCGGGTTCTTCAGTTTTGGAGGGCTTGCCAGTGTCTTCTTCCTACTTGCACTCCGTTCAATCGGGACTGCACGTACCGGATTGTTTCTCGCACTCTCCCCGTTCTTCGGAGTATTCTTCTCATTTCTTCTCTTTGCAGAAACCCCGCAGTTCCTCTTCCTTGTAGCACTCCCTGTCATGGTTCTCGGAACCTGGCTGCTTGTATCAGAGCAGCACGCACATCGGCATTACCATCCTCCCCTGGTGCATAACCATCGTCACCGACATGATGATCTTCACCATGATCATCAGCATGTCAAAGATCTCCCTCCCCTCTCCCGGTCTGGTGAACATACGCACCTGCACTCCCATGATGCCGTTACCCACGAACACCAGCACAGGCCTGATCTCCATCACCGGCATGATCATAGGCCCCTGACCTCTGGAAAGAGATAA
- a CDS encoding agmatine deiminase family protein has product MSSMIGEEMESRPVMLGLIQALASLDPDENLRKMVSKVTEAISAGARIICLPELYRTQYFPQYIGRDPAPFAETIPGESSRVFSDLAKEHGVVIIVPIFEHAKTGEYRNAAVIIDADGSVYAPYYKVHVPQDPSFFEKGYFAEGDEFRVVDTRFGKIAVLICYDQWFPEAARAVALAGAEIIFYPTAIGDIIDASPVEGEWQDSWETIQRSHAIANSVHVAAVNRVGTEDRVRFFGGSFVADAFGSVLSRAGSEEEILLTTIDLAMNRTVSDSWGFIRNRRPETYHSLCTPIRGDGPERVSPALGDTPRNRGFHMPAEWEPHEAVWISWPHNTLTFPFIEAVEESYIRFIKAVHLSENVCLHVPEGDESGRITHLLKDAGVDMSRVTLFPVSYSDVWIRDYGPTFLVNRGDLQVAMVRWIFNAWGDKYDELLTDGAVPGFMAEVLRLPVFEPGVVLEGGSIDVNGRGTVLTTRSCLLNPNRNPSLSQDEIEQVLLEYLGAVKVIWLSDGVAGDDTDGHIDDIARFIDPVTVLCAVEEDPADENYAALHENYQILCNETDQDGRPLTVIPLPMPKMITGEEGRYPASYSNFYIGNGVVIVPVFDDPNDERACDIIRQVFPDREVIGINARAMIEGYGTFHCATQQQPRL; this is encoded by the coding sequence ATGAGTAGTATGATCGGAGAAGAAATGGAGAGCCGCCCTGTTATGCTTGGTCTGATCCAGGCCTTGGCATCCCTGGATCCCGATGAAAATCTTCGAAAGATGGTCAGCAAGGTCACTGAAGCGATCTCTGCCGGTGCCAGGATTATCTGTCTTCCTGAGCTGTACCGCACCCAATACTTTCCCCAGTACATCGGCCGGGACCCGGCACCATTTGCAGAAACAATACCCGGTGAGTCAAGCCGGGTGTTTTCAGATCTTGCAAAAGAGCATGGGGTAGTGATCATCGTCCCGATCTTTGAGCATGCGAAGACTGGAGAGTATCGCAACGCAGCAGTGATCATCGATGCAGACGGTTCAGTCTATGCTCCGTACTATAAAGTACATGTCCCCCAGGATCCATCCTTCTTTGAGAAGGGATATTTTGCCGAGGGTGATGAGTTCAGGGTTGTTGATACCAGGTTCGGAAAGATAGCAGTCCTGATCTGTTATGACCAGTGGTTCCCGGAAGCTGCACGTGCAGTAGCCCTGGCTGGAGCCGAGATCATCTTCTATCCAACTGCTATCGGTGATATCATCGATGCATCTCCGGTTGAGGGAGAATGGCAGGATTCGTGGGAGACGATCCAGCGGAGCCATGCAATCGCAAACAGCGTGCATGTCGCAGCAGTAAACAGGGTCGGTACAGAGGATAGGGTCAGGTTCTTTGGTGGTTCGTTTGTAGCTGATGCCTTCGGCTCCGTCCTGTCACGGGCAGGTTCAGAGGAGGAGATCCTTCTTACCACGATCGATCTCGCAATGAACAGAACTGTTTCTGACTCCTGGGGTTTCATCAGGAACCGGCGGCCTGAAACCTACCACTCCCTCTGCACACCGATCCGCGGAGACGGACCTGAAAGGGTCTCTCCTGCACTCGGCGATACTCCCCGGAACCGGGGATTTCACATGCCAGCAGAGTGGGAACCCCATGAGGCAGTGTGGATTTCATGGCCGCACAACACCCTCACGTTTCCGTTCATTGAGGCGGTTGAAGAGAGTTACATCAGGTTCATCAAAGCAGTTCACCTCTCTGAGAATGTCTGCCTGCATGTTCCTGAAGGAGATGAATCAGGTCGTATTACCCATCTTCTCAAGGATGCAGGCGTCGATATGAGCCGGGTGACGCTGTTTCCTGTTTCATACTCTGATGTCTGGATTCGTGATTACGGCCCGACTTTTCTTGTAAACCGTGGGGATCTTCAGGTAGCAATGGTCAGATGGATCTTCAACGCCTGGGGTGACAAGTACGATGAACTTCTTACAGATGGGGCAGTCCCCGGGTTTATGGCCGAAGTACTTCGCCTTCCGGTCTTTGAACCTGGTGTTGTACTTGAAGGAGGCTCTATCGACGTCAACGGGAGAGGGACGGTTCTGACAACACGATCCTGCCTGTTGAACCCGAACCGCAACCCATCCCTCTCTCAAGATGAGATCGAGCAGGTACTGCTGGAATACCTGGGTGCTGTGAAGGTGATCTGGCTGAGTGATGGTGTTGCAGGTGACGATACTGACGGGCATATCGATGATATCGCCAGGTTCATCGATCCTGTTACTGTTCTTTGTGCCGTTGAGGAGGATCCTGCAGATGAGAATTATGCAGCACTTCACGAGAATTATCAGATCCTCTGTAATGAGACCGATCAGGATGGCAGGCCCCTCACAGTGATTCCACTCCCGATGCCGAAGATGATAACCGGAGAAGAGGGCAGGTATCCTGCAAGTTATTCGAATTTTTACATCGGCAACGGGGTGGTGATCGTGCCGGTGTTTGACGATCCCAATGATGAACGTGCATGTGATATCATTCGTCAGGTTTTCCCGGACCGTGAAGTGATCGGCATCAACGCCCGTGCCATGATCGAAGGGTATGGAACCTTTCACTGTGCGACACAGCAACAGCCCCGCCTGTAA
- a CDS encoding MscL family protein, whose product MTGLIGEFLEFLKEYKVVVLAVAFIMGVAATSLVKSLVDNIIMPFVGVLVPSGDWKAATLNLGPVHLGIGPFAAECINFIVVAFVVFMIAKYVMAEEKIEKK is encoded by the coding sequence ATGACCGGGTTAATAGGAGAATTTCTGGAATTTCTCAAGGAGTACAAGGTTGTTGTACTGGCTGTTGCGTTCATCATGGGTGTTGCAGCAACGAGCCTTGTCAAGTCTCTGGTTGATAACATCATCATGCCCTTTGTGGGTGTGCTGGTACCCTCCGGCGACTGGAAAGCTGCCACCCTCAACCTTGGACCTGTTCATCTTGGGATCGGTCCGTTCGCGGCAGAATGTATAAACTTCATCGTTGTTGCCTTCGTGGTCTTCATGATTGCAAAGTATGTAATGGCAGAAGAGAAGATAGAGAAGAAGTGA
- a CDS encoding ABC transporter ATP-binding protein, producing MTISNFKRLFEVFHGYERWFLFSILLNIVVAGGTLAIPALSADLINNGILKNNFSYSLDVGVLMLLAAVIAGACQIGNAAIAVWASEYSAHTLRTREFEKIQTLSFGNIDRFRSSDLLVRLTTDVQNIKVAIQQSVMNLMQAPLLLIGTVLIMAVMAPALVWIMVVLLVLLTVLLVVYFVIVEPAFSRKQAEIDHVNKALRETLTGIRVVKAFVRQEYEITKFGQAAESLKHAAVRPQMVMSYLMPTVFAIAILGFGAVYYFGGIQVLEGTGLMIGDVTSAAQYILILMMPLLIIAIVLPFITQANASLKRIFEVLDAVPEVSEPDVPAVMNIDQVKGRVAFENVSFAYRNADGEPEGEVLKEINLVAEPGETIGFLGATGCGKSSLVSLIPRFYDVTGGRVTIDGVDVRSISLETLRSIVSVCLQESVLFSGAISETIRFGKPSMTDDEMIVAARSADVDGFVQNIPELYDGKVARRGSNFSGGQRQRLSIARALAQKPKILILDDSTSACDVATEARIQDAITDMMAGTTKFIVAQRISSVITADRIVLLNQGTIEATGTHAELLSSSPLYQEIYESQLGSGLQSRGNAS from the coding sequence ATGACAATATCAAATTTCAAACGCCTCTTTGAAGTGTTTCATGGATACGAGCGGTGGTTTCTCTTCTCAATTCTGCTCAATATCGTGGTTGCCGGTGGCACTCTTGCCATTCCTGCCCTCTCTGCCGATCTGATCAACAACGGGATCCTGAAGAACAACTTCTCATACTCTCTTGATGTCGGGGTTCTCATGCTCCTGGCTGCGGTCATTGCAGGAGCATGCCAGATCGGAAATGCAGCGATCGCGGTCTGGGCATCAGAATATTCTGCCCATACATTGCGCACCCGCGAGTTTGAAAAGATCCAGACCCTCTCATTCGGGAACATCGACAGGTTCAGATCCAGTGATCTGCTTGTCAGACTGACAACAGATGTTCAGAATATCAAGGTTGCGATACAGCAGTCGGTGATGAACCTCATGCAGGCCCCCCTCCTTCTTATCGGCACTGTTCTCATCATGGCTGTCATGGCCCCTGCCCTTGTCTGGATCATGGTTGTGCTTCTGGTGCTTCTGACTGTTCTGCTGGTTGTGTACTTTGTCATCGTCGAACCTGCATTCTCCCGCAAGCAGGCAGAGATTGACCACGTGAACAAAGCCCTTCGTGAGACCCTGACCGGCATCAGGGTGGTCAAGGCATTTGTCAGGCAGGAGTATGAGATCACAAAGTTCGGGCAGGCTGCAGAGAGCCTGAAGCATGCGGCTGTCAGGCCACAGATGGTCATGTCCTATCTCATGCCTACTGTGTTTGCGATCGCTATCCTCGGGTTCGGGGCAGTCTATTACTTCGGAGGTATACAGGTTCTCGAAGGAACAGGTCTTATGATCGGTGACGTGACCTCGGCTGCACAATATATCCTCATCCTCATGATGCCTCTTCTGATCATCGCGATTGTGCTGCCGTTTATCACCCAGGCAAATGCATCACTGAAGAGGATCTTTGAGGTTCTTGATGCGGTACCTGAGGTGAGTGAACCTGACGTTCCTGCGGTAATGAACATCGATCAGGTAAAAGGTCGTGTGGCGTTCGAGAATGTCTCCTTTGCATACCGGAATGCTGATGGAGAGCCTGAAGGTGAGGTCCTTAAAGAAATAAACCTGGTAGCAGAGCCTGGTGAAACAATCGGGTTTCTGGGAGCAACCGGCTGTGGCAAGTCATCGCTGGTCTCACTTATTCCCCGGTTTTATGATGTCACCGGTGGCCGTGTCACCATCGATGGCGTGGATGTCCGCTCCATCTCCCTGGAAACACTTCGGAGCATAGTCAGTGTATGCCTCCAGGAGTCAGTCCTCTTTTCAGGTGCAATCAGCGAGACGATCCGGTTTGGAAAACCTTCCATGACCGATGATGAGATGATCGTGGCTGCCCGTTCAGCAGATGTGGACGGGTTTGTGCAGAATATTCCTGAACTGTATGACGGAAAGGTTGCCAGGCGTGGCTCCAACTTCTCCGGTGGCCAGCGTCAGAGGCTCTCGATCGCCCGTGCCCTCGCACAGAAACCAAAGATCCTGATCCTTGATGACAGCACCAGTGCCTGCGATGTTGCCACCGAGGCACGGATTCAGGATGCGATCACTGACATGATGGCCGGCACAACCAAGTTCATCGTGGCCCAGCGAATCAGTTCGGTCATCACCGCTGATCGGATCGTCCTTCTGAACCAGGGAACTATTGAGGCGACCGGGACACATGCAGAACTCCTCTCCTCAAGTCCTCTCTATCAGGAGATCTATGAGTCACAACTCGGGAGCGGCCTTCAATCAAGGGGGAATGCATCATGA